Proteins encoded together in one Lathyrus oleraceus cultivar Zhongwan6 chromosome 5, CAAS_Psat_ZW6_1.0, whole genome shotgun sequence window:
- the LOC127086639 gene encoding uncharacterized protein LOC127086639 isoform X1, whose protein sequence is MYSRNPTRFRPAKFLTSRAERLLGVPPHAPRLDNSTPFEFSEDDVVFGYDYSHTSSSSSSIPIPRLRHQYNHHQHHHKNLSPLGPHDSSGIHPVLPENKESPDVVDGSDRLDDDIDSVSLSSSVSSNSSSSSATQPILVQRSVSDRTRPFSSLAATKFYHSAPINIPMMTPEMAELARKYEEEEARKLAEEEDFKNKIPPHEFLAKQVDFSRMHSCSLFEGVGRTLKGRDMRKVRNAVLSQTEGFSPTLLSLG, encoded by the exons ATGTACTCACGTAACCCGACCCGATTTCGACCCGCCAAATTCCTCACCTCGAGGGCCGAGCGTTTACTTGGCGTCCCACCCCACGCGCCGCGGCTCGATAATTCCACACCCTTCGAATTCAGCGAAGACGACGTCGTTTTCGGTTACGACTATTCTCACacctcttcttcttcttcttcgatCCCCATCCCCCGCCTCCGCCACCAATACAACCACCATCAACATCATCATAAAAATCTATCTCCCTTAGGTCCTCACGATTCGTCTGGAATCCATCCCGTCTTGCCGGAAAACAAAGAATCTCCCGATGTGGTAGACGGTTCGGATCGTCTCGACGATGATATCGATTCTGTTTCACTCTCCAGTTCCGTTTCCTCCAATTCATCTTCATCCTCCGCAACGCAACCGATTCTCGTCCAGAGATCGGTGTCAGACCGAACTCGGCCGTTTTCGTCGCTCGCGGCGACTAAATTCTACCATTCCGCGCCGATTAATATTCCGATGATGACACCGGAGATGGCAGAGCTAGCAAGGAAATACGAAGAAGAGGAAGCACGAAAGTTGGCGGAGGAAGAGGATTTCAAGAACAAGATTCCTCCGCATGAGTTTCTCGCGAAGCAAGTGGATTTTTCACGGATGCATTCGTGTTCGTTGTTCGAAGGAGTTGGAAGAACCCTAAAGGGAAGAGATATGCGGAAAGTTCGGAATGCCGTTTTGAGCCAAACAG AAGGCTTCTCGCCGACTCTGTTATCTTTAGGATGA
- the LOC127086639 gene encoding uncharacterized protein LOC127086639 isoform X2 has translation MYSRNPTRFRPAKFLTSRAERLLGVPPHAPRLDNSTPFEFSEDDVVFGYDYSHTSSSSSSIPIPRLRHQYNHHQHHHKNLSPLGPHDSSGIHPVLPENKESPDVVDGSDRLDDDIDSVSLSSSVSSNSSSSSATQPILVQRSVSDRTRPFSSLAATKFYHSAPINIPMMTPEMAELARKYEEEEARKLAEEEDFKNKIPPHEFLAKQVDFSRMHSCSLFEGVGRTLKGRDMRKVRNAVLSQTGFSPTLLSLG, from the exons ATGTACTCACGTAACCCGACCCGATTTCGACCCGCCAAATTCCTCACCTCGAGGGCCGAGCGTTTACTTGGCGTCCCACCCCACGCGCCGCGGCTCGATAATTCCACACCCTTCGAATTCAGCGAAGACGACGTCGTTTTCGGTTACGACTATTCTCACacctcttcttcttcttcttcgatCCCCATCCCCCGCCTCCGCCACCAATACAACCACCATCAACATCATCATAAAAATCTATCTCCCTTAGGTCCTCACGATTCGTCTGGAATCCATCCCGTCTTGCCGGAAAACAAAGAATCTCCCGATGTGGTAGACGGTTCGGATCGTCTCGACGATGATATCGATTCTGTTTCACTCTCCAGTTCCGTTTCCTCCAATTCATCTTCATCCTCCGCAACGCAACCGATTCTCGTCCAGAGATCGGTGTCAGACCGAACTCGGCCGTTTTCGTCGCTCGCGGCGACTAAATTCTACCATTCCGCGCCGATTAATATTCCGATGATGACACCGGAGATGGCAGAGCTAGCAAGGAAATACGAAGAAGAGGAAGCACGAAAGTTGGCGGAGGAAGAGGATTTCAAGAACAAGATTCCTCCGCATGAGTTTCTCGCGAAGCAAGTGGATTTTTCACGGATGCATTCGTGTTCGTTGTTCGAAGGAGTTGGAAGAACCCTAAAGGGAAGAGATATGCGGAAAGTTCGGAATGCCGTTTTGAGCCAAACAG GCTTCTCGCCGACTCTGTTATCTTTAGGATGA